A window of Apium graveolens cultivar Ventura chromosome 8, ASM990537v1, whole genome shotgun sequence contains these coding sequences:
- the LOC141680375 gene encoding protein FANTASTIC FOUR 3 translates to MSTVMCQGLQSCLDPTDTLLLTLTAPKSIQTQSIFPEITIAKSHMIPNLDSSAWIFLQNLPNSSQPKVSNSFSSPRLTERSLELCTENLGNETGSDTSESTILETRNEKPSREVHQQHIRKISSAKKANSLSFPPPLTTIRSSNLYQVRPCREEGRLIIKVVEAASVGTCFEAHRSHGRLQLRISKDCMQEVGSEIQEDDVEEEVEDEESVVNKEVDGNESDGEVDMGMENVGRPHRCKESGISSTE, encoded by the coding sequence ATGTCAACAGTAATGTGCCAAGGCTTACAGTCATGTCTTGATCCCACAGACACACTGCTGCTTACATTGACTGCACCAAAATCCATACAAACACAATCTATCTTCCCTGAAATTACTATTGCCAAAAGCCACATGATCCCCAATCTTGATTCCAGTGCTTGGATTTTCCTTCAAAATCTTCCAAATTCATCTCAACCTAAAGTCTCCAACTCATTTTCATCACCAAGGCTTACCGAGAGGAGCTTAGAACTATGCACTGAAAATTTGGGAAATGAAACAGGCAGTGACACAAGTGAGAGCACCATTTTGGAGACAAGAAATGAGAAACCATCAAGGGAAGTACATCAGCAACATATCAGGAAAATTTCATCGGCAAAGAAGGCGAATTCGCTTAGTTTTCCACCTCCTTTGACAACTATAAGAAGCTCGAATTTATATCAAGTTAGGCCTTGTCGAGAAGAAGGAAGGCTAATTATCAAAGTTGTGGAAGCAGCATCTGTTGGTACTTGCTTTGAAGCTCACCGATCTCATGGCAGGTTACAGCTAAGAATTTCGAAGGATTGCATGCAGGAAGTAGGGTCAGAAATTCAAGAAGATGACGTTGAGGAAGAAGTTGAAGATGAAGAAAGTGTTGTGAACAAGGAAGTGGATGGAAATGAAAGTGATGGTGAAGTTGATATGGGAATGGAAAATGTTGGAAGGCCACATAGATGCAAGGAAAGTGGAATTAGTAGCACTGAGTAA